One Mangrovimonas cancribranchiae DNA segment encodes these proteins:
- a CDS encoding LD-carboxypeptidase encodes MTKNILIIGICVLFSCFGNLTLNAQEAIQKDIKTLIQPSYLKVGDTVAIVAPSGILKHRQDEVNRSVALLKSWGLHTVVGEHVFKQDDHFAGTDDERCEDLQHAMDDPSISAIWAARGGYGTVRILDKLDYTKFRKHPKWVIGYSDITALHNQLNVLGFESIHAMMCTSMTKDQAGLEQTIATFKKALFGEPLRYVLEGSKYNKTGMVSAPIVGGNLTILHTMLGSNTSLDTKGKILFFEEIGEYKYHIDRMLQSLKRAGYFDDCAGVIVGDMTKLRKNTTAWGSSIEQLILDVLAEYDFPIAFNMPTGHEDDNRALILGKTVQLTVGKEQSKVVFE; translated from the coding sequence ATGACTAAAAACATACTAATTATTGGCATTTGTGTGTTGTTTTCTTGCTTTGGAAATCTAACATTAAACGCACAAGAAGCCATACAAAAAGACATAAAAACATTGATACAACCATCATACTTAAAAGTTGGCGATACTGTTGCTATTGTGGCGCCCTCGGGGATTTTAAAGCATAGACAAGATGAAGTTAATCGCTCTGTTGCGTTATTAAAAAGTTGGGGGTTGCACACTGTTGTTGGGGAACACGTTTTTAAGCAAGACGATCATTTTGCTGGAACCGACGATGAACGTTGCGAAGATTTACAACACGCTATGGACGACCCAAGCATTAGTGCTATTTGGGCCGCAAGAGGTGGTTATGGCACTGTAAGAATATTGGATAAATTGGATTATACCAAATTTAGAAAACACCCTAAATGGGTTATTGGTTATAGCGATATTACAGCTTTGCATAATCAATTAAATGTTTTGGGCTTTGAAAGCATTCATGCTATGATGTGTACAAGTATGACCAAGGATCAAGCTGGTTTGGAACAGACAATCGCTACATTTAAAAAAGCGCTTTTTGGAGAACCGTTACGTTATGTTTTGGAAGGGTCTAAATACAATAAAACCGGTATGGTTTCAGCTCCCATAGTAGGTGGAAATTTAACCATTTTGCATACGATGCTGGGGTCTAACACTAGTTTGGATACCAAAGGAAAAATCTTGTTTTTTGAAGAAATAGGAGAGTACAAATATCATATAGATAGAATGTTACAAAGCCTAAAACGTGCGGGATATTTTGATGATTGTGCGGGTGTAATTGTTGGCGATATGACCAAATTAAGAAAAAATACTACAGCTTGGGGAAGTTCGATAGAACAACTTATTCTTGATGTACTTGCTGAATATGATTTCCCTATTGCGTTTAATATGCCAACGGGACACGAAGATGATAACCGCGCATTGATTTTAGGTAAAACAGTACAATTAACGGTAGGTAAGGAGCAATCTAAAGTGGTTTTTGAATAA
- the metG gene encoding methionine--tRNA ligase, with the protein MSQPKRYTITAALPYTNGPIHIGHLAGVYVPADIYARYQRLQGNDVAFICGSDEHGVPITIKAKKEGVTPQDIVDKYHAIIKTSFEDFGISFDNYSRTSAPIHHETAQEFFKTLYDKGEFIEEITEQLYDAEANQFLADRFVIGTCPKCGFEEAYGDQCEKCGTSHNATDLINPKSAITGNTPTLKETKHWFLPLDKHEAFLKEWILKGHKKDWKPNVYGQVKSWIDDGLRPRAVTRDLDWGIPVPVEGGEGKVLYVWFDAPIGYISATKEWAARESKDWQSYWKNEDTKLVHFIGKDNIVFHCIIFPSMLKAEGSYILPDNVPANEFLNLEGNKLSTSKNWAVWLPEYLEDFPDKQDVLRYALTANAPETKDNDFTWKDFQARNNNELVAIFGNFINRVVVLTNKYYNGMIPEASEFTSVDEETLATLKAYPAVISSSIERYRFREASQELMNLARLGNKYLADEEPWKVIKEDEARTKTIMYVALQIASALATLSEPFLPFTSKKLKHILCHSELDSESSWNDISTKEELLSAGHHIGKAELLFSKIEDAAIQTQLDKLEASKKANEAANKSVEPQKDEISFEDFTKLDMRVGTILEAEKMPKTKKLLVLKVDTGLDVRTVVSGIAESYKPENIIGKKVTVLVNLAPRKLRGVESQGMILMTETAEGKLVFVNPDAKEEAANGLQIS; encoded by the coding sequence ATGAGTCAACCAAAACGATATACTATTACCGCAGCATTACCTTATACCAATGGCCCAATTCATATCGGGCATTTGGCAGGCGTATATGTACCAGCCGATATTTATGCGCGTTACCAACGTTTGCAAGGCAACGATGTGGCGTTTATTTGTGGTAGCGACGAGCACGGTGTTCCTATTACCATAAAAGCTAAAAAAGAAGGCGTGACACCACAAGATATTGTTGATAAATATCACGCGATTATAAAAACGTCGTTTGAGGATTTTGGTATCTCGTTTGATAATTACTCGCGTACCTCTGCGCCAATTCATCACGAAACAGCTCAAGAGTTTTTTAAAACCTTATATGATAAAGGCGAATTTATAGAAGAAATTACCGAGCAACTATACGATGCTGAAGCCAATCAGTTTTTGGCCGACAGATTCGTTATTGGAACGTGTCCAAAATGTGGTTTTGAAGAAGCCTATGGTGATCAATGTGAAAAATGCGGTACCAGCCATAATGCCACCGATTTAATTAACCCTAAATCGGCAATCACAGGAAACACACCGACATTAAAAGAAACCAAACACTGGTTTTTACCATTAGATAAGCACGAAGCCTTTTTAAAAGAATGGATTTTAAAAGGACACAAAAAAGATTGGAAACCTAATGTTTATGGACAAGTAAAATCTTGGATTGATGATGGACTTCGTCCACGTGCCGTTACCCGTGATTTAGATTGGGGCATTCCCGTTCCTGTTGAAGGTGGTGAAGGCAAAGTGCTTTATGTATGGTTCGATGCGCCGATTGGTTACATTTCTGCTACCAAAGAATGGGCAGCTCGCGAAAGTAAAGATTGGCAATCCTATTGGAAAAATGAAGACACCAAACTGGTACACTTTATCGGGAAAGACAATATCGTTTTTCATTGTATTATTTTCCCGAGTATGTTAAAAGCCGAAGGGTCATATATTTTACCTGATAATGTACCTGCCAACGAGTTTTTAAACCTTGAAGGCAACAAACTATCAACCTCGAAAAACTGGGCGGTTTGGCTACCAGAGTATTTAGAAGATTTCCCAGATAAACAAGATGTGTTACGTTACGCCTTAACGGCCAATGCACCAGAAACCAAGGACAATGATTTTACGTGGAAAGACTTTCAGGCAAGAAACAACAACGAGCTCGTGGCTATTTTCGGAAACTTTATAAACCGTGTTGTCGTGTTAACCAACAAATACTACAATGGTATGATTCCTGAAGCATCAGAGTTTACATCTGTAGATGAAGAAACTTTAGCTACTTTAAAAGCCTATCCCGCGGTTATTTCCAGTTCGATTGAGCGTTACCGTTTCCGTGAAGCTAGCCAAGAATTAATGAATTTAGCCCGGTTAGGAAACAAATACTTAGCCGATGAAGAGCCTTGGAAAGTGATTAAAGAAGATGAAGCGCGTACGAAAACTATTATGTACGTGGCTCTCCAAATAGCTTCTGCTTTAGCCACTTTAAGTGAACCCTTTTTACCGTTTACTTCTAAAAAATTAAAACACATTCTTTGTCATTCTGAACTTGATTCAGAATCTTCTTGGAACGATATTTCCACAAAAGAGGAATTACTTTCAGCAGGACATCACATAGGAAAAGCCGAGTTGTTATTCAGTAAAATTGAAGATGCAGCCATTCAAACACAATTGGACAAATTAGAAGCCAGTAAAAAAGCTAATGAAGCTGCTAATAAATCTGTAGAACCACAAAAGGACGAAATCTCTTTTGAAGATTTCACCAAACTAGATATGCGAGTGGGTACCATTTTAGAAGCTGAAAAAATGCCAAAAACAAAAAAATTGTTGGTTCTAAAAGTAGATACAGGATTGGATGTTAGAACTGTGGTTTCAGGAATTGCCGAAAGCTATAAACCAGAAAATATTATTGGCAAAAAAGTTACTGTATTGGTAAATCTAGCACCACGAAAATTACGTGGCGTAGAAAGTCAAGGAATGATTTTAATGACCGAAACAGCTGAGGGCAAATTAGTGTTTGTTAATCCAGATGCTAAGGAAGAAGCTGCAAACGGATTGCAAATAAGTTAA
- a CDS encoding class I SAM-dependent methyltransferase, with the protein MNQKLHWNTVYNTKNDVELGWYEKQPQQTLALVERCNLPKTASILNVGAGTTTLIDYLLEQGYQNLIANDLSNIALQHLKERVKKSYNHDLTTICDDLTQPKKLKDIQEIDLWIDRAVLHFFLSEKAISNYFNLIKHTVKINGFVIIAVFALNGAEKCSGLPLKRYNTKMLQYQLGTSFKLVTDFNYTYINPFGGERPYTYTLFQRIG; encoded by the coding sequence ATGAACCAAAAGTTACATTGGAATACCGTTTATAATACCAAAAACGATGTTGAATTGGGTTGGTATGAAAAACAACCTCAGCAAACATTAGCATTGGTAGAAAGGTGTAACTTACCTAAAACCGCATCTATTCTAAATGTAGGTGCGGGAACCACAACGCTTATCGATTACCTTTTAGAGCAAGGCTATCAAAACCTTATTGCTAACGACTTAAGTAACATAGCCTTACAACACCTTAAAGAGCGTGTTAAAAAGTCATACAATCACGATTTAACTACTATTTGTGACGATTTAACACAGCCAAAAAAACTTAAAGATATCCAAGAAATCGATTTATGGATAGATCGTGCTGTGTTGCATTTTTTCTTATCAGAAAAAGCTATTAGTAACTATTTTAACCTCATTAAACATACTGTAAAAATTAATGGATTTGTAATTATAGCGGTTTTTGCCCTTAATGGTGCTGAAAAATGTAGTGGTTTACCCTTAAAACGCTACAATACCAAAATGCTACAATACCAATTAGGTACTTCATTTAAATTAGTTACAGATTTTAATTACACATACATTAATCCTTTTGGTGGCGAAAGACCTTATACTTATACACTATTCCAAAGAATAGGTTAA
- a CDS encoding META domain-containing protein has translation MIKALTLTLTALVFSLVTSCNDTKKDPEKEEVTKAESITETSQENSNTIAFTDTKWQLVSLNGTDIANSKAFISFATQDNRVFGNAGCNNFTGTYKLKEDTFFKLSPLAITKKMCADMSIEKSFLNALETADNYVLNDNKLIIRKAKTAPLAVFIAVE, from the coding sequence ATGATAAAAGCACTAACCTTAACACTAACAGCACTAGTTTTTAGTTTAGTAACAAGCTGTAACGACACTAAAAAAGATCCTGAAAAAGAAGAAGTAACTAAAGCAGAAAGCATTACGGAAACATCTCAAGAAAACTCAAATACCATTGCGTTTACCGATACCAAATGGCAACTTGTTAGCTTAAATGGTACAGATATCGCCAACAGCAAAGCCTTTATCTCTTTTGCCACACAAGACAATCGTGTTTTTGGTAACGCTGGATGCAATAATTTTACTGGAACTTACAAACTAAAAGAAGACACCTTTTTTAAGTTATCACCTTTGGCTATAACCAAAAAAATGTGTGCCGATATGTCTATTGAAAAGTCCTTTTTAAACGCTCTAGAAACAGCTGACAATTATGTGCTTAACGACAATAAATTAATTATACGAAAGGCTAAAACAGCGCCTTTGGCTGTTTTTATTGCGGTTGAATAA
- a CDS encoding Tex family protein codes for MISYIAQHTQLPENAIKNTVTLLNEDCTIPFISRYRKERTGNLDEVQIGDIVKFKEQFEALEKRKNTILKTLTEQEVLTSELKEKIAQTKDLTTLEDLYLPYKKTRKTKADKAREQGLEPLAKIIMAQNANDIESIAYKYVKNNINSIESALEGARHIIAEWLNERTDFRNNIRYQLERFATISTKVIKTKKEDESAQKFRDYFDWSEALNRIPSHRLLAILRAENEGFIRVKIEIDDERAIHKMEQRTIRSQNDCAAQIQLAIKDAYKRLLLPSLSNEALQNAKSKADDAAITVFAKNLKQLLLGSPLGEKRVLAIDPGFRTGCKIVCLDEQGNLKHNETIYPHPPKNDSKAAIKKISTLAEAYKIEAIAIGNGTASRETEALIRRIRFKNEIQVFVVSEAGASVYSASKIARDEFPNYDVTVRGAVSIGRRLQDPLAELVKIDPKSIGVGQYQHDVDQTKLKNELDRVVESCVNAVGVNLNTASKSLLSYVSGIGEKLAKNIVNHREDHGAFSSRKDLLNVTRLGQKAFEQGAAFLRIKAAKNPLDDSAVHPESYGIVKQMASDLNITINELIGNSAAIKKIQLKQYVTEFVGLPTLEDIIKELEKPGLDIREKAKVFTFNQNLKTIDDVQEGQLLPGIVNNVTNFGAFVDIGIKESGLIHISNLSDGFVSDVNAHISLHQQVIVKVLSVDKSRKRIQLKLHK; via the coding sequence ATGATTTCATATATCGCCCAACATACCCAACTTCCTGAAAATGCGATTAAAAACACCGTAACTTTATTAAACGAAGATTGTACCATTCCGTTTATTTCGCGTTACCGAAAAGAACGCACAGGCAATTTAGATGAAGTTCAGATTGGCGACATTGTAAAATTTAAAGAACAGTTTGAAGCTCTTGAAAAGCGAAAAAACACCATTTTAAAAACACTAACCGAACAAGAAGTTTTAACTTCAGAATTAAAAGAAAAAATAGCACAAACTAAAGACTTAACCACTTTAGAAGACCTTTATCTACCCTACAAAAAAACCCGAAAAACTAAAGCCGACAAAGCCCGAGAGCAAGGTTTGGAGCCTTTGGCAAAAATTATAATGGCTCAAAATGCCAACGATATCGAATCTATTGCTTACAAATATGTAAAAAACAACATTAATTCTATTGAATCTGCTCTAGAAGGTGCCAGACATATTATTGCCGAATGGCTTAACGAACGTACCGATTTTAGAAACAACATTCGTTACCAACTAGAACGTTTCGCTACTATTTCTACCAAAGTTATTAAAACAAAAAAAGAAGACGAATCGGCACAAAAATTCCGTGATTATTTTGATTGGAGCGAAGCCTTAAACCGCATTCCCTCACATCGGTTATTGGCCATTTTACGCGCCGAAAATGAAGGCTTTATCCGTGTAAAAATTGAGATTGATGATGAACGTGCCATCCACAAGATGGAACAACGCACTATACGTTCGCAAAACGATTGTGCTGCACAAATTCAACTGGCCATAAAAGATGCTTACAAGCGATTGCTCTTACCATCACTTTCCAACGAGGCGCTTCAAAATGCTAAATCTAAAGCCGATGATGCAGCCATTACTGTGTTTGCCAAAAACCTCAAACAATTATTATTAGGGTCGCCTTTAGGTGAAAAACGTGTTTTAGCCATCGATCCAGGTTTTAGGACTGGTTGTAAAATAGTGTGTTTAGATGAACAAGGTAATTTAAAACACAACGAAACCATTTATCCGCATCCGCCAAAAAACGACAGCAAAGCTGCCATAAAAAAGATTAGCACCTTGGCAGAAGCTTATAAAATTGAAGCCATTGCTATTGGCAACGGTACGGCTTCGCGAGAAACGGAAGCTTTAATTCGTCGTATTCGGTTTAAAAATGAGATACAAGTCTTTGTGGTCAGTGAAGCTGGTGCGAGCGTCTATTCAGCATCAAAAATTGCTCGAGACGAATTCCCCAATTACGATGTTACCGTTCGTGGCGCAGTGTCTATAGGCAGGCGTTTACAAGACCCATTGGCAGAGTTAGTGAAAATTGATCCTAAAAGTATTGGTGTTGGCCAATACCAACACGATGTAGATCAAACCAAGTTAAAAAACGAACTAGATCGCGTGGTAGAAAGTTGTGTAAATGCCGTTGGTGTAAACCTTAATACCGCGAGTAAAAGTCTGTTAAGCTATGTATCTGGTATTGGAGAAAAACTGGCCAAAAACATTGTTAATCACCGTGAAGACCACGGTGCTTTCTCTAGTAGAAAAGACCTTTTAAACGTTACCCGTTTAGGACAAAAAGCCTTTGAACAAGGTGCTGCGTTTTTACGTATTAAAGCCGCTAAAAACCCTTTGGACGACTCGGCGGTGCATCCAGAAAGCTATGGTATTGTTAAACAAATGGCTTCCGATTTAAATATTACAATAAATGAATTGATAGGAAATTCAGCAGCCATTAAAAAAATTCAACTTAAACAGTATGTCACAGAATTTGTTGGATTGCCAACCTTAGAAGACATTATAAAAGAGCTTGAAAAACCGGGATTAGACATTCGAGAAAAAGCTAAAGTCTTTACTTTCAATCAAAACTTAAAGACTATTGATGATGTTCAAGAAGGACAACTACTTCCAGGGATTGTAAACAATGTAACCAACTTTGGAGCTTTTGTAGATATTGGTATTAAAGAAAGTGGCTTGATTCATATTTCTAATTTATCAGATGGTTTTGTAAGCGATGTAAACGCGCATATTAGCTTACACCAACAGGTTATAGTTAAGGTTTTGAGTGTTGATAAGTCGCGAAAACGCATTCAATTAAAACTTCATAAGTGA
- a CDS encoding ferritin: MLSKKIEKALNDQIRVEAESSQIYLAMACWAEVKGLEGVAGFMYSQSDEEREHMLKLVKFVNERGGHAHISELKAPNVTFKSFKEMFETLFEHEVFVSESINNLVHISLEEKDYATHNFLQWYVAEQIEEEAMARTILDKINMIGNDKGGLYLFDRDIEQITVSTAASDTTE, translated from the coding sequence ATGTTATCAAAAAAAATAGAAAAAGCCTTAAACGATCAAATTAGAGTTGAAGCCGAGTCGTCTCAAATTTATTTGGCTATGGCTTGTTGGGCAGAAGTGAAAGGACTAGAAGGTGTTGCAGGTTTTATGTATTCGCAGTCTGATGAAGAACGCGAGCATATGCTTAAATTGGTAAAATTTGTAAATGAACGTGGCGGACACGCTCATATTTCTGAACTTAAAGCGCCAAACGTAACCTTTAAGTCATTTAAAGAAATGTTTGAAACTTTGTTTGAACATGAAGTGTTTGTGTCTGAAAGTATTAACAACTTAGTGCATATTTCGTTAGAAGAAAAAGATTATGCCACACACAATTTCCTACAATGGTATGTTGCCGAACAGATTGAAGAAGAAGCTATGGCGCGAACCATTCTAGACAAAATAAATATGATAGGTAACGACAAAGGTGGTTTATATTTGTTTGATCGCGATATTGAGCAAATTACGGTTAGTACTGCTGCATCGGATACGACAGAGTAA